The Lentzea guizhouensis genome contains a region encoding:
- a CDS encoding MFS transporter: MTLTLPRPTTGLRHGTGFWVVAGTFLTAMAYSTVPSPLFPLYMAREGFSTFAVTVVFAAFAIGVVISLVLAGHVSDWAGRKTILLPALGLELVSAVLFLSSTALPVLVIARVVNGLGVGMIAATATAYLADLHTRHRPDASPHRFEVVSTAANIGGLGVGALVAGVLAQYVGAPLRTPYAVLAVLLVISIVLVALTPETVTRRPVPYRPQRISTDHGPGYLVACLGAFASFAVFGVFTSVSPGFVAGELHHPSRTLAGVVVFTVFGGAALAQTVTSGLSLGTRRALGLGAQALGVLLVVAGMYLTSFPAFLVGGAVAGVGAGVQFKASVGAVASMAAPARRGEALAGLFLIAYLGMIAASLSIGLATRYLAPTTVMAWFAVVLLVLSGAVAAMGSANTRVVSRRAR; encoded by the coding sequence ATGACGCTCACCCTCCCCCGACCGACCACCGGCCTGCGCCACGGCACCGGTTTCTGGGTCGTCGCGGGCACCTTCCTCACCGCGATGGCCTATTCCACCGTGCCGTCGCCGCTGTTCCCGCTCTACATGGCCCGCGAGGGTTTCTCGACGTTCGCCGTGACCGTCGTCTTCGCCGCGTTCGCGATCGGCGTGGTGATCAGCCTCGTGCTGGCCGGTCACGTCTCGGACTGGGCCGGCCGCAAGACGATCCTCCTCCCCGCACTCGGCCTGGAGCTCGTCTCCGCCGTGCTGTTCCTGAGCAGCACCGCCCTCCCGGTCCTGGTCATCGCCCGCGTCGTCAACGGCCTGGGGGTCGGCATGATCGCCGCCACCGCCACGGCCTACCTCGCCGACCTGCACACCCGCCACCGCCCGGACGCCTCCCCGCACCGCTTCGAGGTCGTCTCGACCGCCGCGAACATCGGCGGCCTCGGCGTCGGCGCCCTGGTCGCCGGAGTCCTCGCCCAGTACGTCGGCGCCCCCCTGCGCACGCCCTACGCGGTGCTCGCCGTGCTCCTCGTGATCAGCATCGTGCTCGTGGCCCTGACCCCGGAAACCGTCACCCGGCGCCCGGTCCCCTACCGCCCACAGCGGATCAGCACCGACCACGGTCCCGGCTACCTCGTCGCCTGCCTGGGCGCGTTCGCCTCGTTCGCGGTCTTCGGCGTCTTCACCTCGGTCTCCCCCGGCTTCGTGGCGGGCGAACTGCACCACCCGTCCCGCACCCTGGCCGGCGTGGTGGTGTTCACCGTGTTCGGTGGCGCCGCGCTGGCCCAGACCGTGACGTCAGGCCTGTCGCTGGGCACGCGCCGGGCGCTCGGCCTCGGCGCGCAGGCGCTCGGCGTTCTTCTCGTGGTCGCCGGGATGTACCTGACGAGCTTCCCGGCGTTCCTGGTGGGCGGCGCGGTCGCCGGGGTGGGCGCGGGCGTGCAGTTCAAGGCGTCGGTCGGAGCGGTGGCGTCGATGGCCGCGCCTGCGCGTCGTGGTGAGGCGCTGGCCGGGCTGTTCCTGATCGCCTACCTCGGGATGATCGCGGCGTCGTTGTCGATCGGGCTGGCGACCCGGTACCTGGCGCCGACGACGGTGATGGCGTGGTTCGCGGTGGTGCTGCTGGTGCTGTCGGGCGCGGTCGCGGCGATGGGATCAGCGAACACCAGGGTCGTCAGTCGACGTGCACGGTGA
- a CDS encoding LysR substrate-binding domain-containing protein, protein MLAGARRVLDEVAHLHLVVEQSRTELRVGYAWAALGRHTRRVQKAWAAAHPGLPLVFVHSNSASAGLAEGAAEVAVVRRALDDPRFETALLGTERRYGVVATDNPLARKRSLKLGDLAKYAMAIDDRTGTTTLDLWQPGKAPAVVRNTHSVDEWLTLIAAGQAVGMTSEATANLNPRPGVAYRVVRDAPPIAVWLAWWKDQPPQHLTDLITLACDAYRV, encoded by the coding sequence GTGCTGGCCGGCGCCCGGCGCGTGCTGGACGAGGTCGCCCACCTGCACCTGGTCGTCGAGCAGTCCCGCACCGAGCTGCGCGTCGGTTACGCGTGGGCCGCGCTCGGCCGGCACACCCGGCGCGTGCAGAAGGCCTGGGCCGCGGCACATCCCGGGCTCCCGCTCGTGTTCGTGCACTCGAACTCGGCGTCGGCGGGCCTCGCGGAGGGCGCGGCCGAGGTCGCGGTGGTCCGCCGGGCGCTCGACGACCCGAGGTTCGAGACGGCGCTGCTCGGCACCGAACGCCGCTACGGCGTGGTCGCCACGGACAACCCGTTGGCGCGCAAGCGTTCCCTGAAGCTCGGCGACCTGGCGAAGTACGCGATGGCGATCGACGACCGCACCGGCACGACCACGCTGGACCTGTGGCAGCCCGGCAAGGCGCCCGCGGTCGTGCGCAACACGCACAGCGTCGACGAGTGGCTGACGCTGATCGCGGCGGGCCAGGCCGTCGGCATGACGTCGGAGGCCACCGCGAACCTCAACCCGCGTCCCGGCGTCGCCTACCGGGTCGTGCGGGACGCGCCGCCGATCGCCGTGTGGCTCGCGTGGTGGAAGGACCAGCCGCCGCAGCACCTCACCGACCTGATCACGCTGGCCTGCGACGCCTACCGGGTGTGA
- a CDS encoding helix-turn-helix domain-containing protein, with translation MDLRHLRAFVAVVDAGTFTDAAATLGLTQASVSRSVAALEAALGARLLQRSTGTWP, from the coding sequence ATGGATCTCCGGCACCTGCGCGCGTTCGTGGCGGTGGTCGACGCGGGCACGTTCACCGACGCCGCCGCCACGCTCGGCCTGACCCAGGCGTCGGTCTCCCGGTCGGTCGCCGCGCTGGAGGCCGCGCTCGGTGCCCGGCTGCTGCAGCGCTCCACCGGCACGTGGCCCTGA
- a CDS encoding MerR family transcriptional regulator: protein MRIGELAQRTGVSERSLRYYEQQGLLVSTRTSGGHREYQESAVERVIRIQELFAAGLHSKKIARMLPCLRDADGGPSEIATPRLVAELEDERARIDRMMADLRTTRGVLDEVIEAARERRA from the coding sequence ATGCGCATCGGTGAGCTGGCGCAACGCACCGGCGTGAGCGAGCGGTCGTTGCGCTATTACGAGCAGCAGGGGCTGTTGGTGTCGACGCGGACGTCCGGTGGGCATCGCGAGTACCAGGAGAGCGCGGTGGAGCGGGTCATCCGGATCCAGGAGCTGTTCGCGGCCGGGCTGCACAGCAAGAAGATCGCGCGGATGCTGCCCTGCCTGCGCGACGCCGACGGTGGTCCGTCCGAGATCGCGACACCGCGGCTGGTCGCCGAGCTGGAGGACGAACGCGCGCGGATCGACCGGATGATGGCCGACCTGCGCACCACCCGCGGCGTGCTGGACGAGGTGATCGAGGCCGCTCGCGAGCGAAGGGCTTAG
- a CDS encoding helix-turn-helix domain-containing protein, producing the protein MAIDPSDDTEAHALVRRQRELASLYATAKSLTALGGLDDVLQSIVRHAHDLMGTDFTYLSLVADGRLSARAAEGTISAAFLSATIPSGVGLGGKVLATRRPHWVRNYAASTLIDHDAGFDRLVGTEDLVALLGVPLVIRDEVVGALFAAYRSERSFDAGEIALLSAFADHAAVALDNARLYEKSRKALQELQVAYRKIEEHVTVVERAQEIHEALTGVVLEGGTPDDVARRLAEQLGGEVEVLDVVGNRSGRVTTTVENGVACSVAPIQAGDSHLGALAWTREAGAGQRVSDDMDLRTLERATHILGLLILKERAVAEASERLSGELLTELMVGSPGISPSQRTRTRTRGIDADRLNLVLVADSPASSSTDLVRHLHDIARTCSGLAGEHLGRATMIVPSTDDDRTVQDVHRRLRRALGGPVAVVGERAANHDWARAFSLAGRCGSVMRALGHTDVGATTGRYALYALIFDTDRVRELDRFLDASIGPLVAYDRRRGTDLVGTLSVYYGHRANVAATARALHVHVNTLLKRLDRVSEVLGVDWRTENDLELQFGLQLHRLRTA; encoded by the coding sequence GTGGCCATCGACCCGAGTGACGACACCGAGGCGCACGCCCTCGTCCGCCGACAGCGCGAGCTGGCGTCGTTGTACGCGACGGCGAAGTCGCTCACGGCGCTGGGCGGGCTCGACGACGTGCTGCAGTCGATCGTCCGGCACGCCCACGACCTGATGGGGACGGACTTCACCTACCTCTCGCTGGTCGCCGACGGCAGGCTGTCGGCGCGGGCGGCGGAGGGCACGATCTCGGCGGCGTTCCTCAGCGCCACCATCCCGTCCGGGGTGGGGCTGGGCGGCAAGGTGCTGGCCACCCGGCGCCCGCACTGGGTGCGCAACTACGCCGCCTCGACGCTCATCGACCACGACGCGGGCTTCGACCGCCTGGTCGGCACCGAGGACCTCGTGGCGCTGCTCGGCGTGCCGCTGGTGATCAGGGACGAGGTGGTGGGCGCGCTGTTCGCCGCGTACCGCTCGGAGCGCTCGTTCGACGCGGGTGAGATCGCGTTGCTCAGTGCGTTCGCCGACCACGCGGCGGTGGCGCTCGACAACGCCCGCCTGTACGAGAAGAGCCGGAAGGCCTTGCAGGAGCTGCAGGTCGCCTACCGCAAGATCGAGGAGCACGTCACCGTCGTCGAACGCGCCCAGGAGATCCACGAGGCGCTGACCGGAGTTGTGCTGGAAGGCGGCACACCGGACGACGTCGCGCGCCGCCTCGCCGAGCAGCTGGGTGGCGAGGTCGAGGTGCTGGATGTCGTGGGGAACCGTTCCGGCCGGGTCACGACGACGGTCGAGAACGGGGTCGCGTGCAGCGTCGCCCCGATCCAGGCGGGCGACAGCCACCTCGGCGCGCTGGCGTGGACCAGGGAAGCCGGTGCCGGGCAACGGGTCTCGGACGACATGGACCTGCGCACGCTCGAACGCGCCACGCACATCCTCGGGTTGCTGATCCTCAAGGAACGGGCCGTCGCCGAGGCCAGCGAGCGGCTGAGCGGCGAGCTGCTCACCGAGCTCATGGTCGGCAGCCCCGGCATCAGCCCCTCCCAGCGCACCCGCACCAGGACCCGCGGCATCGACGCCGACCGGCTGAACCTGGTCCTCGTCGCGGACTCACCGGCGTCCTCGTCGACCGATCTCGTGCGGCACCTGCACGACATCGCGCGGACTTGCTCCGGCCTGGCGGGCGAACACCTCGGCCGGGCCACGATGATCGTGCCCAGCACCGACGACGACCGGACCGTGCAGGACGTCCACCGCCGGCTGCGGCGCGCGCTGGGCGGCCCGGTCGCGGTCGTGGGGGAGCGGGCGGCCAACCACGACTGGGCCCGCGCGTTCTCGCTGGCCGGCCGCTGCGGTTCGGTCATGCGCGCGCTCGGGCACACCGACGTCGGCGCCACCACGGGCAGGTACGCCCTGTACGCGTTGATCTTCGACACCGACCGGGTCCGCGAGCTCGACCGGTTCCTGGACGCGTCCATCGGCCCGCTCGTGGCCTACGACCGGCGGCGTGGTACCGACCTCGTGGGAACTTTGAGCGTCTACTACGGCCACCGCGCCAACGTTGCCGCGACGGCGCGCGCGTTGCACGTGCACGTGAACACGCTGCTCAAGCGGCTGGACCGGGTCAGCGAGGTGCTCGGCGTGGACTGGCGCACCGAGAACGACCTGGAGCTGCAGTTCGGCCTGCAGCTGCACCGGCTCAGAACCGCCTAG
- a CDS encoding MFS transporter, with protein sequence MATPLAQPDEQSDTASSPTRRRGFRKLLTVGLIGSSIEWYDFFLYGTAAALVFPKVFFPQSSALTGTLLAFSTFWAGFVARPVGGVLAGHFGDKYGRKPVVVTCLALMGAATFLIGCLPTASAVGPLAPILLVTLRFLQGLAAGGQWGGIMLLLTESASPKRRGFAGTFGQTSVFVAVIISNLIFVAASGLMPDDAFLSWGWRIPFLVSIVMFAVVLYIQSKVEDTPEFRELQKEVARPERAVVKAPLATVIREKWGTILLACGILSATNSLFYVSIAGLLNYGTTSLKLDRDGVLAVVLLGSVAMLAVLPWAGHVSDRIGRRPLILIGGLGVAVWGFPYFGLVNTASLPLIFVAVVVGFTFQCLTYGPIASFLGELFAPNVRYSGASLSYQLSAIIISGGTPFLMTALIAETGSTIPVAAYITLMGLITFVSAWFLPETNPAEVRADPQAVPGTHLYR encoded by the coding sequence ATGGCAACCCCTCTGGCCCAGCCCGACGAGCAGTCCGACACCGCTTCGTCCCCCACCCGGCGCCGCGGTTTCCGCAAGCTGCTGACCGTGGGGCTGATCGGCAGCTCGATCGAGTGGTACGACTTCTTCCTCTACGGCACCGCGGCCGCGCTGGTGTTCCCCAAGGTCTTCTTCCCGCAGTCCTCGGCGCTGACCGGGACGCTGCTCGCGTTCAGCACGTTCTGGGCCGGGTTCGTGGCGCGGCCGGTCGGCGGCGTGCTCGCCGGGCACTTCGGTGACAAGTACGGGCGCAAGCCGGTCGTGGTCACGTGCCTCGCGCTGATGGGAGCGGCGACGTTCCTGATCGGCTGCCTGCCGACCGCGTCGGCCGTCGGGCCGCTGGCGCCGATCCTGCTGGTGACGCTGCGGTTCCTGCAGGGGCTCGCGGCAGGTGGCCAGTGGGGCGGGATCATGTTGCTGCTCACCGAGTCCGCGAGCCCGAAACGACGCGGGTTCGCCGGGACGTTCGGTCAGACCAGCGTCTTCGTCGCGGTGATCATCTCGAACCTGATCTTCGTGGCCGCCAGCGGCCTGATGCCGGACGACGCGTTCCTCAGCTGGGGCTGGCGAATTCCGTTCCTGGTCAGCATCGTGATGTTCGCGGTGGTGCTCTACATCCAGTCCAAGGTGGAGGACACCCCGGAGTTCCGCGAGCTGCAGAAGGAAGTCGCACGGCCGGAGCGCGCGGTCGTCAAGGCGCCGCTCGCGACCGTGATCCGCGAGAAGTGGGGCACGATCCTGCTCGCCTGCGGCATCCTGTCGGCCACCAACAGCCTCTTCTACGTCAGCATCGCCGGTCTGTTGAACTACGGCACGACCTCGCTCAAGCTCGACCGCGACGGTGTGCTCGCCGTGGTGCTGCTCGGCTCCGTGGCCATGCTCGCGGTCCTGCCGTGGGCCGGGCACGTGTCCGACCGGATCGGCCGCCGGCCGTTGATCCTCATCGGCGGCCTGGGCGTCGCGGTGTGGGGCTTCCCGTACTTCGGGCTCGTCAACACCGCGTCGCTGCCGCTGATCTTCGTCGCCGTGGTCGTCGGCTTCACGTTCCAGTGCCTCACCTACGGCCCGATCGCGAGCTTCCTCGGCGAGCTGTTCGCTCCCAACGTCCGCTACTCCGGCGCGTCGCTGTCCTACCAGCTCTCCGCGATCATCATCAGCGGTGGCACGCCGTTCCTGATGACCGCGTTGATCGCGGAGACCGGCAGCACGATCCCGGTCGCCGCCTACATCACGCTCATGGGGCTGATCACGTTCGTCAGCGCGTGGTTCCTGCCGGAGACGAACCCGGCCGAGGTCCGCGCGGATCCGCAGGCCGTTCCCGGCACCCACCTCTACCGCTGA
- a CDS encoding siderophore-interacting protein — translation MPRYSALERIGLKAATKVAEMMMAPANRRDVFEQFVMTVSAVAELTPHMRRITFHAPEFGSYAVTGPDEYFGLLMAEDRELVMPPDDRINVRTSLRNMPEDVRPDLRWYTVRAHRPKAGEIDVDFVVHGDAGPGTRWARRAEVGSTAGFRAGGSAYRPVGDTVLLAADETALPALAAILEAGQRSVHVFVEVPDESFQVPLPGEVRWVFRGEQPPGTAVLAAIQEAAPSSVDYAWACGESGLATGVRRHLTKDRGVDRKAIMFSGYWRVGAARE, via the coding sequence ATGCCGCGCTACTCCGCACTCGAACGCATCGGGCTCAAGGCCGCCACCAAGGTCGCCGAGATGATGATGGCCCCGGCGAACCGCCGCGATGTCTTCGAGCAGTTCGTCATGACCGTCAGCGCCGTGGCCGAGCTGACCCCGCACATGCGCCGGATCACGTTCCACGCGCCCGAGTTCGGGTCGTACGCGGTGACGGGCCCCGACGAGTACTTCGGCCTGCTCATGGCCGAAGACCGCGAGCTCGTCATGCCTCCGGACGACCGGATCAACGTCCGCACCTCGCTGCGGAACATGCCCGAGGACGTCCGCCCCGACCTGCGCTGGTACACGGTCCGCGCGCACCGGCCCAAGGCCGGCGAGATCGACGTCGACTTCGTGGTGCACGGCGACGCGGGGCCCGGCACGCGCTGGGCCCGCCGGGCCGAGGTCGGGAGCACGGCGGGCTTCCGCGCGGGCGGCTCGGCGTACCGGCCGGTCGGTGACACGGTCCTGCTCGCCGCCGACGAGACGGCGCTGCCCGCCCTGGCCGCGATCCTGGAGGCCGGGCAACGGTCCGTGCACGTGTTCGTCGAGGTGCCCGACGAGTCGTTCCAGGTGCCGCTGCCCGGTGAGGTCCGGTGGGTGTTCCGCGGCGAGCAGCCGCCGGGAACCGCTGTCCTGGCGGCGATCCAGGAGGCTGCGCCGTCCTCTGTGGACTACGCGTGGGCGTGCGGTGAGTCGGGACTGGCGACCGGCGTGCGGCGGCACCTGACGAAGGACCGGGGCGTCGACCGCAAGGCGATCATGTTCAGCGGCTACTGGCGGGTGGGCGCGGCGCGGGAGTGA
- a CDS encoding tannase/feruloyl esterase family alpha/beta hydrolase: MKSRRLALVAILLPGLTFRAATPADASAPACAELNHLKIPASVISLPTRGGVVTAAAVTSAVVSGQTVEYCQVDADLYPVDRSAPSIKTRVALPEGWNRKALMFGGGGYNGTIPALTGNVPFAAADALAPLARRYVTFASDSGHQQGAGAVPSLDGSFGANDEALRNFAAGDALKKTHDASLFLVRRVYGRNPAETYFAGGSTGGREALVVAQRWPRTFDGVISAYPAWNNLAEALYLGHLTQVLAKPGAFPPPVKQSLLYDSAVAACDGLDGVVDGVVSNERGCRFDPRVLRCPDGADTGPGCLSDAQIGAVTAMSTPFRWPYRVASGETEYPGFPFLSGGDMRTPFLGFGTTPPANPMPATSGYGMQYWDQWVKHFLTRDPSYNPLALDPRRPGRWLDRISHLSTIQDRNNVDLSPFARSGGKLLLLHGAADELVSHRSTNEYYDRVRSLLGPGLTEEFLRYYLVPGANHANFGAPAFAAGWDSLTALERWVESGRSPHKPVVTDLTHDRTRPLCEYPTWPRYRAGDPDDASSFACTR; the protein is encoded by the coding sequence ATGAAGTCACGCAGACTCGCCCTGGTCGCGATCCTGTTGCCGGGCCTGACCTTCCGCGCCGCCACACCCGCCGACGCGTCCGCTCCCGCCTGCGCTGAGCTGAACCACCTGAAGATCCCCGCCTCGGTGATCAGCCTGCCGACGCGCGGTGGTGTCGTCACGGCGGCCGCGGTCACCTCGGCTGTCGTCAGTGGACAGACGGTCGAGTACTGCCAGGTCGACGCGGACCTGTATCCGGTCGACCGGTCGGCGCCCTCGATCAAGACGCGGGTGGCGTTGCCGGAGGGCTGGAACCGCAAGGCGTTGATGTTCGGTGGTGGCGGGTACAACGGAACCATCCCGGCGCTGACGGGAAACGTGCCGTTCGCCGCCGCGGACGCGTTGGCGCCGTTGGCCCGCCGGTACGTGACGTTCGCCAGCGACTCGGGGCACCAGCAGGGCGCGGGTGCCGTGCCGTCGCTGGACGGGTCGTTCGGCGCCAACGACGAGGCGCTGCGGAACTTCGCCGCCGGTGACGCGCTGAAGAAGACGCACGACGCGAGCCTGTTCCTCGTCCGGCGCGTTTATGGGCGCAACCCGGCTGAGACCTACTTCGCCGGTGGCTCGACCGGTGGCCGGGAAGCCCTCGTGGTGGCCCAGCGGTGGCCGCGCACGTTCGACGGCGTGATCTCGGCGTACCCGGCGTGGAACAACCTCGCCGAGGCGCTGTACCTCGGGCACCTGACGCAGGTCCTGGCCAAGCCGGGGGCGTTTCCTCCGCCGGTCAAGCAGTCCTTGTTGTACGACAGCGCTGTTGCTGCCTGTGACGGTCTGGACGGCGTGGTGGACGGGGTCGTCTCCAACGAGCGGGGCTGCCGCTTCGACCCGCGCGTGCTGCGGTGTCCCGACGGTGCCGACACCGGTCCCGGTTGCCTGTCAGACGCCCAGATCGGTGCTGTGACGGCGATGTCGACGCCGTTCCGGTGGCCGTACCGGGTCGCCAGCGGGGAGACCGAGTACCCCGGCTTCCCGTTCCTGTCGGGCGGGGACATGCGGACGCCGTTCCTCGGGTTCGGCACGACCCCGCCGGCCAACCCGATGCCGGCCACCAGCGGCTACGGGATGCAGTACTGGGACCAGTGGGTGAAGCACTTCCTGACCCGCGACCCGTCGTACAACCCGCTCGCCCTCGACCCGCGGCGGCCGGGCAGGTGGCTCGACCGGATCAGCCACCTGTCGACGATTCAGGACCGCAACAACGTCGACCTGAGCCCGTTCGCACGCTCCGGCGGCAAGCTCCTGCTGTTGCACGGCGCGGCGGACGAGCTGGTGTCGCACCGCTCGACGAACGAGTACTACGACCGGGTGCGCTCCCTGCTGGGTCCGGGGCTGACCGAGGAGTTCCTCCGGTACTACCTCGTTCCCGGCGCCAACCACGCGAACTTCGGCGCGCCGGCGTTCGCCGCCGGGTGGGACTCGCTGACCGCGCTCGAACGCTGGGTCGAAAGTGGACGGTCGCCTCACAAACCGGTCGTGACCGACCTGACCCACGACCGGACCCGTCCGCTGTGCGAGTACCCGACCTGGCCCCGGTACCGCGCCGGCGACCCGGACGACGCTTCGAGCTTCGCCTGCACGCGTTAG
- a CDS encoding LysR family transcriptional regulator has translation MDLRQLEYFVAVAEEGNFTRAAARVHVVQSAVSAAIKTLERELGAVLLDRNSKRVLLTDAGAALLPKAQAVLDAATEARNAVAQVEGVVTGSVRIGTLTAMTLIDLPALLGEFHRRHPGVLVRTRAATGGSQGLVEQLLDRRLDLSFVSLPGPVPDGIVLDELAHSVMDLVVPLDHPLAAEDEVPISDLAGLDFIDSPLGYGNRAVADRAFAAAAVPRRVTLEMSDIFTGVDYVRHGLGIALLPSYILGDAQGVSTLKVTGADLCWPIGLARPADRAPTAAARALIAVVHEIFRD, from the coding sequence GTGGACCTGCGCCAGCTGGAGTACTTCGTGGCGGTTGCGGAGGAGGGGAACTTCACCCGCGCGGCGGCGCGCGTGCACGTGGTGCAGTCGGCGGTGTCGGCGGCGATCAAGACCCTCGAACGCGAGCTCGGAGCGGTGCTGCTCGACCGCAACTCCAAGCGGGTGCTGCTGACCGACGCCGGTGCGGCGTTGCTGCCCAAGGCGCAGGCCGTGCTGGACGCCGCGACCGAGGCCAGGAACGCCGTGGCGCAGGTCGAGGGCGTGGTCACCGGCTCGGTCCGGATCGGCACGCTGACCGCGATGACCCTGATCGACCTGCCGGCGCTGCTGGGTGAGTTCCACCGCAGGCACCCCGGCGTGCTGGTGCGCACGAGAGCGGCGACCGGCGGCTCGCAGGGGCTGGTCGAGCAGCTTCTGGACCGCAGGCTCGACCTCTCCTTCGTGTCGCTGCCGGGCCCGGTGCCGGACGGGATCGTCCTCGACGAGCTCGCCCACTCGGTGATGGACCTGGTGGTCCCGCTCGACCACCCGCTCGCGGCGGAGGACGAGGTCCCGATCTCCGACCTCGCCGGGCTGGACTTCATCGACTCACCGCTGGGCTACGGCAACCGGGCCGTGGCCGACCGGGCGTTCGCCGCCGCGGCCGTGCCGCGCCGGGTCACCCTGGAGATGTCGGACATCTTCACCGGTGTCGACTACGTGCGGCACGGCCTCGGCATCGCGTTGCTGCCCAGCTACATCCTCGGCGACGCACAGGGCGTGTCCACGCTCAAGGTGACCGGCGCCGACCTGTGCTGGCCGATCGGGCTGGCCCGGCCGGCCGACCGCGCCCCGACCGCCGCGGCCAGGGCGCTGATCGCCGTCGTGCACGAGATCTTCCGGGACTAA
- a CDS encoding long-chain fatty acid--CoA ligase codes for MDGLMQPRPLTIAHILERAERLYAHKQVVTAGVERVTYADVAEQTRRLATALDSLDVPAGARVATFAANTRRHLELYLAVPVTKRVLHSINIRLSAEHLEYIVNHAEDDVVFVDRALLPRTWPSADRMPKVRYWVVLPDDSGAEVPADPRVLHYDELVGAAEPFAGSFEDTFTLADENLASGLCYTSGTTGPPKGVVYSHRSTVLHCLGTLAAGFIGLCESDVVMPIVPMFHANAWGLPYGAMMTGASLVLPGPSSDPAHLLRLMEDHRVTVAGAVPTVWTSLAPELQSHDLGATRFLLGGGSVIAPALSETYRAAIGVPITHSWGMTEISPVGTIGGTRTQHQAVNEEKRVAVRAAQGQPLPLVNLRVADVETGVVLPRDGKAVGELQVAGPWVAGGYFLVDAADRFTEDGWLRTGDLATIDADGYLRLVDRVKDLIKSGGEWISSVELESALFSHPDVVEVAVVARPDPRWVERPVAYVVLSEGSTATAGDLLRHITPLVAKWWLPDEVVFMDSLPKTGTGKLSKTALRDATRIA; via the coding sequence ATGGACGGGTTGATGCAGCCACGACCGCTCACCATCGCGCACATCCTGGAGCGGGCCGAGCGGCTCTACGCGCACAAACAGGTCGTCACGGCCGGCGTCGAGCGCGTCACGTACGCCGACGTGGCCGAGCAGACCCGGCGCCTGGCGACCGCGCTCGACTCCCTCGACGTCCCGGCGGGTGCCCGTGTCGCGACGTTCGCGGCCAACACCCGGCGGCACCTGGAGCTCTACCTCGCGGTGCCGGTGACGAAGCGGGTGCTGCACTCGATCAACATCCGGCTCTCCGCCGAGCACCTGGAGTACATCGTCAACCACGCCGAGGACGACGTGGTGTTCGTCGACCGCGCGCTGCTGCCCCGGACCTGGCCGAGCGCCGACCGGATGCCGAAGGTGCGGTACTGGGTCGTGCTGCCCGACGACAGCGGCGCCGAGGTCCCCGCCGATCCCCGCGTCCTGCACTACGACGAGCTGGTCGGCGCGGCCGAACCGTTCGCGGGCTCGTTCGAGGACACGTTCACGCTCGCGGACGAGAACCTGGCCTCCGGGCTCTGCTACACCTCCGGCACGACCGGGCCGCCGAAGGGCGTGGTCTACAGCCACCGCTCGACCGTCCTGCACTGCCTGGGCACGCTCGCGGCCGGGTTCATCGGCCTGTGCGAGAGCGATGTCGTGATGCCGATCGTGCCGATGTTCCACGCCAACGCCTGGGGTCTCCCGTACGGGGCGATGATGACCGGCGCCTCGCTCGTCCTGCCCGGCCCGTCATCAGATCCGGCGCACCTGCTGCGGTTGATGGAGGACCACCGGGTCACCGTCGCCGGTGCCGTGCCGACGGTGTGGACGAGCCTGGCCCCCGAACTGCAGTCGCACGACCTGGGCGCCACCCGGTTCCTGCTCGGCGGCGGTTCGGTGATCGCCCCGGCGCTGTCCGAGACCTACCGCGCCGCCATCGGGGTGCCGATCACGCACTCGTGGGGCATGACCGAGATCAGTCCGGTCGGGACGATCGGCGGCACCCGCACCCAGCACCAGGCGGTGAACGAGGAGAAGCGGGTGGCCGTGCGAGCCGCCCAGGGCCAGCCGCTGCCGCTGGTGAACCTGCGGGTCGCGGACGTCGAGACGGGCGTGGTGCTGCCCCGCGACGGCAAGGCGGTCGGTGAGCTGCAGGTGGCGGGCCCGTGGGTGGCGGGCGGCTACTTCCTGGTGGACGCGGCCGACCGGTTCACCGAGGACGGCTGGCTGCGCACCGGCGACCTCGCCACCATCGACGCCGACGGCTACCTGCGGCTGGTGGACCGGGTGAAGGACCTGATCAAGTCCGGCGGCGAGTGGATCTCGTCGGTCGAGCTGGAGAGCGCCCTGTTCTCGCACCCGGACGTCGTCGAGGTCGCCGTGGTCGCCCGGCCTGATCCGCGCTGGGTGGAACGCCCGGTCGCCTACGTGGTCCTGAGCGAGGGCAGCACCGCCACCGCCGGCGACCTGCTGCGCCACATCACCCCGCTGGTCGCCAAGTGGTGGCTGCCGGACGAGGTCGTCTTCATGGACTCGCTGCCCAAGACGGGCACGGGCAAGTTGTCGAAAACGGCCCTGCGCGACGCGACGAGGATCGCCTAG